In Candidatus Desulforudis audaxviator MP104C, a genomic segment contains:
- the glyA gene encoding serine hydroxymethyltransferase: MVWNRSLAETDPEIARAIALEITRQGAKLELIASENFVSRAVLEAQGSVLTNKYAEGYPGARYYGGCEYVDIVESVAIRRAKEIFGAGHANVQPHSGAQANMAAYFAFLEPGDTIMGMRLAHGGHLTHGAKINFSGRYFRYVPYGVEEETGRIDYDRMHAIAREHRPKLIVGGASAYPRELDFARMRAIADDVGALLMIDMAHIAGLIAAGLHMSPVPYADVVTTTTHKTLRGPRGGMILCPEEYAAAIDKAVFPGIQGGPLMHVIAAKAVALGEAQRPEFKTYQEQIVKNARALAQALQERGFELVAGGTDTHLILVDLRNKGLTGAVAEDLLDRVDVTVNKNMVPFDPQPPRVTSGIRIGTPAVTTRGMKEDSMVQIAEVISLTLDHPEEGAVQARAKAIVAELCAAHPFLKL; encoded by the coding sequence ATGGTCTGGAACCGGTCCCTGGCCGAAACCGACCCCGAAATCGCCCGGGCCATCGCGCTGGAGATCACCCGTCAAGGCGCCAAGCTTGAGCTGATCGCCTCCGAGAACTTCGTCAGCCGCGCCGTCCTGGAAGCCCAGGGTTCGGTGCTGACGAACAAGTACGCCGAGGGCTATCCCGGCGCGCGCTACTACGGCGGCTGCGAGTACGTGGACATCGTGGAGAGTGTGGCGATCAGGCGGGCGAAGGAAATCTTCGGCGCCGGGCACGCGAACGTGCAGCCCCACTCCGGGGCCCAGGCCAACATGGCCGCCTATTTCGCCTTCCTCGAACCGGGCGACACGATCATGGGGATGCGTCTGGCCCACGGGGGGCACCTGACCCACGGCGCGAAGATCAATTTCTCGGGCCGGTACTTCCGGTACGTGCCCTACGGGGTGGAGGAGGAAACCGGCCGGATTGACTACGACCGGATGCATGCCATCGCCCGCGAACACCGCCCGAAACTGATCGTCGGCGGGGCCAGCGCCTACCCGCGCGAACTGGACTTCGCCCGGATGCGTGCCATTGCGGATGACGTCGGTGCGCTCTTGATGATCGACATGGCGCACATTGCCGGCCTGATCGCCGCCGGACTGCACATGTCCCCGGTGCCGTACGCCGACGTGGTGACCACCACGACCCACAAAACCCTGCGCGGCCCGCGGGGCGGGATGATCCTGTGCCCGGAGGAGTACGCCGCCGCCATTGACAAGGCGGTATTCCCGGGAATCCAGGGCGGCCCTCTGATGCACGTGATCGCGGCCAAGGCCGTGGCCCTGGGCGAGGCTCAGCGCCCCGAGTTCAAGACCTACCAGGAACAAATCGTGAAAAACGCCCGCGCCTTAGCCCAAGCCCTGCAGGAGCGGGGTTTTGAGCTGGTGGCGGGCGGCACCGACACCCACCTGATCCTGGTCGACCTCCGGAACAAGGGCCTCACCGGCGCCGTGGCCGAGGACCTTCTGGACCGGGTGGACGTCACCGTGAACAAGAACATGGTTCCGTTCGATCCCCAGCCGCCCCGGGTCACCAGCGGCATCCGCATCGGCACCCCGGCGGTCACCACCCGCGGGATGAAGGAGGACAGCATGGTCCAGATCGCCGAGGTGATCAGCCTGACTCTGGATCATCCGGAAGAAGGGGCCGTCCAGGCGCGGGCGAAAGCCATTGTTGCCGAATTGTGCGCCGCCCACCCGTTCCTGAAACTGTAG
- the rpiB gene encoding ribose 5-phosphate isomerase B, protein MRIAIACDHGGFKLKQEVLDCLKDSGFQVQDCGTFSEASVDYPDVVLPVAEAVARGEWDRAILLCGTGIGVAMVANKVPGVRAAVAHDPYSARHSRAHNDANVLALGERVVGPGLARDIVTVWLQTEFEGGRHARRVGKIAAVEEKYAPRRS, encoded by the coding sequence TTGCGAATCGCCATTGCCTGTGACCACGGCGGATTCAAACTCAAGCAGGAAGTACTGGACTGTTTGAAGGATAGCGGTTTTCAAGTTCAAGATTGCGGGACGTTTTCCGAGGCCTCGGTCGACTACCCGGACGTGGTGCTGCCGGTGGCCGAGGCCGTAGCCCGGGGGGAGTGGGACCGGGCCATCCTGTTATGCGGCACGGGCATCGGGGTGGCGATGGTGGCCAACAAAGTGCCGGGGGTCCGGGCGGCGGTCGCCCACGACCCTTATTCGGCCCGTCATTCGCGGGCCCACAACGACGCGAACGTCCTCGCTCTCGGAGAGCGGGTCGTCGGTCCGGGCTTGGCCCGCGATATCGTGACCGTCTGGCTTCAAACCGAATTCGAGGGCGGCCGGCACGCTCGGCGGGTCGGCAAGATCGCGGCCGTTGAAGAAAAATACGCCCCGAGGAGGAGTTAG
- a CDS encoding low molecular weight protein arginine phosphatase, translated as MKKRILFVCSGNTCRSPMAEALAREIIRRQYGGAIDVCSAGVFALPGARATPEAVEALAEAGIDLKGHRAALLSTALVEEADLVLTMTAMHRHQILQLASDSGHKVHVLADYAGWGGDLEDPIGRPLAVYRDCASRLRTLVTAALARFARTGPAGES; from the coding sequence TTGAAAAAACGGATTCTATTCGTCTGCAGCGGCAACACCTGCCGCTCACCGATGGCCGAAGCCCTGGCCCGGGAGATCATCCGCCGGCAGTACGGCGGGGCAATCGACGTCTGCTCGGCCGGGGTGTTCGCCCTGCCGGGCGCGCGGGCCACACCCGAGGCGGTCGAGGCGCTGGCCGAAGCGGGGATCGACCTGAAGGGGCACCGGGCGGCCCTGCTCAGCACCGCGCTCGTTGAAGAGGCGGACCTGGTGCTGACCATGACCGCTATGCATCGCCACCAGATTCTGCAGCTGGCGTCGGACTCCGGTCACAAGGTGCATGTCCTGGCTGACTACGCCGGGTGGGGCGGCGACCTGGAAGACCCGATCGGCCGTCCGTTGGCCGTTTACCGGGATTGCGCCTCCCGCCTCCGGACCCTGGTGACCGCGGCGCTGGCCCGGTTCGCCCGAACGGGGCCCGCCGGGGAAAGCTGA
- a CDS encoding manganese efflux pump MntP family protein gives MTAGTVLLLAGALGTDAFSLCLGLGLNGFRRRMAWMLVGLIVALHVVLPVAGWYAGEFTGRLVGRWAAYLGAAILFYLGVKMVRESLAEGRTATGKLERAGFLGLTVLAGSVSMDALSVGFTLGTAGAALLLTAGVIGLVAGLMSAAAFVLAHRVEDWVGRRAELLGGLVLIGVGLRLLF, from the coding sequence TTGACCGCCGGCACGGTGCTCTTGCTGGCGGGCGCGCTGGGCACGGACGCCTTCTCCCTGTGCCTGGGGCTGGGGCTGAACGGCTTCCGGCGGCGCATGGCCTGGATGCTGGTCGGCTTGATCGTGGCGCTGCACGTGGTCCTGCCGGTCGCCGGCTGGTATGCCGGGGAGTTCACAGGCCGGTTGGTGGGCCGCTGGGCTGCCTACCTGGGCGCCGCCATACTGTTTTACCTGGGTGTGAAAATGGTCCGGGAGTCACTGGCGGAGGGCCGGACTGCCACTGGGAAACTTGAAAGGGCCGGGTTCCTGGGCCTCACCGTTCTGGCGGGCAGCGTGAGCATGGACGCGCTGAGCGTGGGCTTCACGCTGGGCACGGCCGGGGCCGCCCTACTGCTGACCGCGGGCGTGATCGGCCTCGTGGCCGGCTTGATGTCGGCGGCCGCTTTCGTCCTGGCGCACCGGGTGGAAGATTGGGTCGGGCGCCGGGCCGAGTTGCTGGGGGGTCTGGTGCTCATCGGGGTTGGCCTGCGCCTGCTGTTCTAG
- a CDS encoding L-threonylcarbamoyladenylate synthase, producing MKSLGEGRTIHWRVDPDFPDRRTITAAAALIREGGLVAFPTETVYGLGANALDRQAVKRVFAVKGRPDDNPLIVHVGERAEISGLVRDLPPSAEKLIGLFWPGPLTLVLPRSDRVSPAVTAGLDKVAVRMPAHPVALALIREAGVPVAAPSANTSGRPSPTTAAHVLEDLDGRIEAVLDGGPVPVGVESTVLDLTVSPPVILRPGGVTGRQLAAVLGAVVHHPEAAPGRPQAPGMKYRHYAPRTPLVLVEGPPAAVTARIRELAAAARASGERVAVLARTDTAAYYPDGPVVPCGKSNDPGSAAAALYSALRECDALGADLILAEGLAAEGLGRAVMNRLRKAAAKIVVVEAGS from the coding sequence ATGAAATCGCTAGGAGAGGGCCGGACAATCCACTGGCGGGTTGATCCGGACTTTCCCGACCGCCGGACGATTACGGCCGCCGCCGCCCTGATCCGGGAGGGCGGCCTGGTCGCCTTTCCGACCGAGACCGTCTACGGCCTCGGGGCCAACGCCCTGGACCGGCAGGCGGTGAAACGCGTCTTTGCGGTGAAGGGGCGGCCCGACGACAACCCGCTGATCGTTCATGTTGGCGAACGCGCCGAAATCTCCGGCCTGGTGCGGGACTTGCCGCCGTCGGCGGAGAAGCTGATCGGCTTGTTCTGGCCGGGCCCGCTTACCCTGGTGCTGCCGCGCTCCGACAGAGTGTCCCCGGCGGTCACCGCCGGCCTGGACAAGGTGGCCGTGCGGATGCCCGCTCACCCGGTGGCCCTAGCCCTGATCCGGGAGGCCGGCGTGCCGGTAGCAGCGCCCAGCGCCAACACCTCCGGCCGCCCCAGCCCGACCACGGCCGCGCACGTGCTGGAGGACCTGGACGGACGGATCGAGGCCGTCCTGGACGGCGGCCCGGTCCCGGTCGGCGTGGAGTCCACCGTGCTCGACCTGACCGTGTCGCCGCCGGTGATCCTGCGTCCCGGCGGGGTGACCGGAAGGCAGTTGGCCGCAGTGCTGGGCGCGGTCGTTCACCATCCGGAAGCAGCGCCCGGGCGGCCCCAGGCCCCCGGGATGAAATACCGGCACTACGCGCCGCGGACCCCGCTGGTGCTGGTGGAAGGGCCGCCGGCCGCGGTGACCGCCCGCATCCGTGAGTTGGCCGCCGCGGCGCGCGCCTCGGGGGAGCGCGTGGCCGTTCTGGCGCGGACCGACACGGCCGCCTACTATCCGGACGGCCCGGTCGTCCCCTGCGGCAAAAGCAACGACCCCGGCAGCGCCGCCGCCGCGCTGTACAGCGCCCTACGTGAGTGCGACGCCTTGGGGGCCGACCTGATTCTGGCCGAAGGCCTGGCGGCCGAAGGCCTGGGACGGGCCGTAATGAACCGGTTGCGCAAGGCGGCCGCGAAAATCGTCGTTGTGGAGGCCGGGTCTTGA
- the prmC gene encoding peptide chain release factor N(5)-glutamine methyltransferase, protein MSDPFSTVGEALAWARTALRAGDNETPALDAAVLLAAVLGCDRVDLYREPERALTETERGRFEQMVRDRLAGRPVAYLTGHREFMGLDFVVTPEVLVPRPETELIVEEALRLMSGGPEGSLVVDVGTGSGAIAVSLARYVRGARVLATDLSEAALTVARLNVGRHRVAVEFLLGDLMEPIPAALAGQIDLIIANLPYIPTAQMDTLPRAVRAEPRLALDGGPDGLDLYRRLVPQAHRFLRPGGSLLFEIAPGQGRAALTIVPSPDWESRILTDLAERERVVIACKSL, encoded by the coding sequence ATGTCGGACCCCTTTTCTACGGTTGGAGAGGCGCTGGCTTGGGCGAGGACGGCGCTTCGGGCCGGTGACAATGAAACCCCGGCTCTGGATGCGGCCGTGCTTCTGGCTGCAGTTCTAGGGTGTGACCGGGTCGACCTGTACCGGGAGCCTGAACGCGCTCTGACTGAAACTGAACGGGGCCGTTTTGAGCAGATGGTTCGGGACCGGCTTGCGGGACGGCCGGTGGCTTATCTTACCGGGCATCGGGAGTTCATGGGCCTGGATTTTGTGGTTACGCCCGAGGTATTGGTGCCACGGCCCGAGACCGAGCTGATCGTCGAAGAGGCTCTCCGTCTAATGAGCGGTGGACCGGAGGGTTCCCTGGTGGTGGACGTCGGAACAGGCAGCGGGGCCATCGCCGTCAGCCTGGCTCGCTACGTCCGGGGGGCGCGCGTACTGGCTACCGACCTGTCGGAAGCAGCCCTTACCGTAGCCCGGCTGAACGTCGGTCGCCACCGGGTCGCCGTTGAGTTCCTCCTCGGTGACCTTATGGAACCCATTCCGGCCGCACTGGCCGGACAGATTGATCTGATTATAGCCAACCTGCCGTACATCCCGACTGCCCAAATGGATACCCTACCCCGGGCGGTAAGAGCCGAGCCGCGTCTCGCCCTCGATGGCGGGCCGGACGGGCTGGACCTCTACCGAAGGCTGGTTCCGCAGGCGCACCGGTTTTTGCGCCCCGGCGGATCGCTTCTCTTTGAGATCGCACCCGGGCAAGGCCGAGCCGCACTGACGATAGTGCCGAGTCCGGATTGGGAAAGTAGAATCCTGACGGACTTGGCCGAACGGGAGCGCGTGGTCATTGCCTGCAAAAGCTTGTAA
- a CDS encoding transposase, which produces MPRPVRGLADGFIYHILNRGNAKQVVFKKAQDYQVFVELMMEAKKRYSGIRLMAYCLMPNHFHLVLQPDQGIHLSQWMHWLMTTHVRRYHQHHQTGGHLWQDRYKSFVIQDDDHLLTVLRYVEGNPVRAGLVDFAEEWPWSSHRERVRGGRVLVDHTPVELPSNWKTYVDEPLTAKELETIRLSVVRRSPFGEPAWCNKTARELGLESTLKPRGRPRKHNR; this is translated from the coding sequence GTGCCCAGACCAGTGAGAGGTTTGGCGGACGGTTTTATATACCACATACTCAACAGAGGAAATGCCAAACAAGTGGTGTTTAAAAAGGCCCAAGACTACCAAGTATTCGTAGAACTAATGATGGAAGCCAAGAAACGGTACTCCGGGATCAGGCTGATGGCCTATTGTCTTATGCCCAACCATTTTCATTTGGTGCTGCAACCAGACCAAGGGATTCATCTCAGCCAGTGGATGCATTGGCTGATGACTACCCACGTTCGTCGCTATCACCAACATCACCAAACCGGCGGACACCTATGGCAGGATCGGTACAAAAGCTTCGTAATCCAGGATGATGATCATCTGCTGACTGTTCTGAGATACGTTGAAGGTAATCCTGTTCGGGCCGGTCTAGTCGATTTTGCGGAGGAGTGGCCGTGGTCTTCCCATCGGGAAAGAGTGCGGGGTGGCCGGGTCTTGGTGGATCACACCCCGGTAGAATTGCCCTCAAACTGGAAAACATATGTGGATGAGCCCCTAACGGCAAAGGAGTTGGAGACTATACGGTTAAGTGTCGTTCGCCGGTCGCCGTTTGGAGAACCGGCGTGGTGCAATAAGACTGCACGGGAACTCGGGTTGGAGTCTACCTTGAAGCCAAGAGGTCGGCCAAGAAAACATAACCGCTAG
- the prfA gene encoding peptide chain release factor 1, whose translation MFAKLDHLEAKYEELNRLISDPVVIQDQERWRGYVKSHAEIGEVVAVYREYKRVAAEMDDARQMLREEQDAELRELAESEVEVLRERSDELRRRLRVLLLPKDPNDEKNVIIEIRAGTGGEEAALFAGDLLRMYLRYAERRGWRAEMLNVNETDLGGIKEAIVLLEGRGAYSELKFESGVHRVQRVPATESGGRIHTSAATVAVLPEAEEVDVEIRPEDLRIDVFCSTGPGGQSVNTTQSAVRVTHLPSGIVVSCQDEKSQHKNRDKAMKVLRARLLDKAQQEQQERIASSRKTQVGTGDRSERIRTYNFPQNRVTDHRLNLTLYRLEEVLQGDLHEFVSALITSDQAEKLKTLD comes from the coding sequence ATGTTCGCGAAATTGGACCATCTGGAAGCGAAATACGAGGAACTCAATAGACTGATTTCCGACCCGGTGGTGATTCAGGACCAGGAGCGTTGGCGGGGCTATGTGAAGAGCCATGCTGAAATCGGCGAAGTGGTCGCCGTCTACCGGGAATATAAGCGGGTGGCCGCCGAGATGGATGATGCGCGGCAGATGCTCCGGGAGGAGCAGGACGCCGAGTTGCGCGAGTTGGCCGAGAGCGAGGTCGAGGTGCTGCGGGAGCGGTCCGACGAATTGAGGCGGCGCCTGCGCGTCCTTTTGCTGCCGAAGGACCCGAACGACGAGAAGAACGTAATCATCGAGATCCGGGCCGGCACCGGCGGGGAGGAGGCCGCCCTTTTCGCGGGGGACCTCCTGCGGATGTACCTGCGCTACGCCGAGCGCCGGGGCTGGCGGGCCGAAATGCTGAACGTGAACGAGACCGACCTCGGGGGGATCAAGGAAGCGATCGTCCTGCTTGAGGGCCGGGGGGCGTACAGCGAGTTGAAATTCGAGAGCGGCGTCCACCGGGTGCAGCGGGTGCCGGCCACCGAATCGGGCGGGCGGATTCACACCTCGGCGGCCACTGTCGCCGTACTGCCGGAGGCCGAGGAAGTGGACGTGGAGATCCGGCCGGAGGATCTGCGGATCGACGTGTTTTGCTCCACCGGCCCCGGGGGCCAGTCGGTGAACACCACCCAGTCGGCGGTGCGGGTCACCCACCTGCCGAGCGGGATCGTGGTCAGCTGCCAGGACGAGAAGTCGCAGCACAAAAACCGGGACAAGGCGATGAAAGTGCTCCGGGCGCGGCTTCTCGACAAAGCCCAGCAGGAACAGCAGGAGCGGATCGCTTCGAGCCGGAAGACCCAGGTCGGCACGGGCGATAGGAGCGAGCGGATCCGGACCTACAACTTTCCCCAGAACCGGGTGACCGACCACCGCCTGAACCTGACCCTCTACCGCCTGGAAGAAGTGCTGCAAGGCGACCTGCACGAGTTCGTCAGCGCCCTGATCACCAGCGACCAGGCCGAAAAACTCAAAACCCTCGACTAA
- a CDS encoding DUF1385 domain-containing protein, which produces MKKPFNYGGQAVIEGVMMRGPRTWAVAVRCPDNTVEVETRAVETITTRYPFLKWPFVRGTVVLVESLVIGVRALSYSANKAAGEEEKPISPLEMALTIGLAFGLAILLFIVLPVFLAHLLTPLVAGRIGQNVIEGLLRVGAFVAYVAGVGLMPDIKRVFQYHGAEHKVINAYEAGSELSPEAVQRYSPLHPRCGTSFLLLVIVLKIFIFSFLATDPLWWRVSSRILLLPVVAGLAYELIKLTALYARFPLARLVLAPGLAVQRLTTREPDDSQVEVALTAFEAVRVREEGDRDVREIGPSGSEIRGTQ; this is translated from the coding sequence ATGAAAAAACCCTTCAACTATGGGGGCCAGGCCGTCATCGAGGGTGTGATGATGCGGGGGCCCCGCACCTGGGCGGTCGCCGTCCGGTGTCCGGACAATACGGTGGAGGTGGAGACCCGGGCGGTGGAAACGATCACCACCCGGTACCCTTTTCTGAAGTGGCCGTTTGTCCGGGGTACGGTGGTGCTTGTTGAATCCCTGGTGATCGGCGTCCGGGCTTTGAGTTATTCGGCAAACAAGGCGGCCGGCGAGGAGGAGAAACCCATCTCCCCCCTGGAGATGGCGCTTACCATCGGGCTGGCGTTCGGATTGGCCATTCTGCTTTTCATCGTCCTGCCCGTGTTCTTGGCCCACCTGTTGACGCCGCTGGTGGCGGGGCGGATTGGGCAGAACGTGATCGAGGGCCTACTCCGGGTCGGCGCTTTTGTGGCTTACGTGGCGGGGGTCGGCCTGATGCCCGACATCAAGCGGGTGTTCCAGTACCACGGAGCCGAACACAAGGTCATCAACGCCTACGAAGCGGGGTCCGAGCTGAGCCCCGAAGCGGTGCAGCGGTACTCGCCCCTGCACCCGCGCTGCGGTACCAGCTTCTTGTTGCTGGTCATCGTGCTCAAGATATTCATATTCAGCTTCCTGGCCACCGATCCCCTGTGGTGGCGTGTGTCCTCCCGGATACTGCTGCTGCCGGTGGTGGCCGGCCTGGCCTACGAGTTGATCAAGCTTACGGCCCTGTACGCCCGGTTCCCCCTGGCCAGGCTGGTGCTGGCGCCGGGGCTGGCGGTGCAGAGGCTGACCACGCGGGAGCCCGACGACAGCCAGGTGGAAGTGGCCTTGACGGCTTTCGAGGCCGTACGGGTGAGAGAAGAGGGAGACAGAGATGTTCGCGAAATTGGACCATCTGGAAGCGAAATACGAGGAACTCAATAG
- the rpmE gene encoding 50S ribosomal protein L31, which yields MKEKLHPAYQKARIVCVCGAQFEVGSTKKEMRVDICSKCHPFYTGMQRTVETRGRADKFRRKYGLGK from the coding sequence ATGAAGGAAAAGCTTCACCCGGCCTACCAGAAGGCCAGGATAGTGTGTGTGTGCGGGGCCCAGTTCGAGGTTGGATCCACCAAGAAGGAAATGCGCGTGGACATCTGCTCGAAGTGTCACCCCTTTTACACCGGCATGCAGCGCACGGTGGAGACCCGCGGCCGCGCCGACAAGTTCCGCCGCAAGTACGGTCTTGGCAAGTAG
- a CDS encoding amphi-Trp domain-containing protein has translation MKIRKDLALSRSEAARFLKALAAEIEEKGRLDLNGLDVPLPALFKVELEYKDKPDKKKLEIEFKWPVESLSVSVVRNKDSVTERIRIVSHGSLPVGKAVGFVYRGRESLLIHLAPGEYKAYHRRCPHKGEPLSWYEPTREIHCEAHGAVFDAATGAVLKGPVREGLRPIRLEVTDEGIFAAE, from the coding sequence GTGAAGATCAGGAAAGACTTGGCGCTTTCACGGTCGGAGGCGGCCCGGTTCTTGAAAGCCTTGGCTGCGGAGATCGAAGAGAAAGGCCGCCTCGACCTGAATGGGCTTGATGTTCCGCTGCCTGCCTTGTTCAAGGTGGAGCTGGAATACAAGGACAAGCCCGATAAGAAAAAGCTGGAAATTGAATTCAAGTGGCCTGTGGAATCCTTATCTGTATCTGTTGTCCGGAACAAAGACTCGGTGACGGAGAGGATCAGGATCGTCTCCCACGGGAGCCTGCCCGTCGGCAAAGCGGTCGGTTTTGTGTATCGGGGTCGGGAATCCTTGCTGATTCATCTCGCCCCGGGGGAATACAAGGCCTACCATCGGCGCTGCCCGCACAAGGGAGAGCCTCTTTCCTGGTACGAACCCACGCGCGAAATACACTGCGAGGCTCACGGAGCCGTCTTTGACGCTGCCACCGGGGCGGTCCTCAAGGGGCCGGTCCGGGAGGGCCTGCGGCCGATCCGCCTGGAAGTCACTGACGAGGGAATTTTCGCGGCGGAATGA
- a CDS encoding Na(+)/H(+) antiporter subunit D has product MFTMHPSVFLAAGAFLVLVLPARWRHVGLLGGPALAVLAVLGLQPGTVVPFPFLDFELQVLRVDALARVFGIIFATTALLGAVYALHVKTRGEHAAALLYAAGSLGVVFAGDWLTLFFCWELMAASSVFLIWFRGRPESLAAGFRYLLVHFLGGNLLLGGILLLMSQGSMDVVSLTGTGGPAFWLILAGVAINAAVVPLHAWLTDAYPEGTVTGSVFLSAFTTKVAVCVLIRVFPGTELLIWAGVVMALYGAVYAILENDARRLLAYSIISQVGYMVAAVGIGTELALNGATAHAFSHILYKALLFMGAGAVLYATGKSKLTELGGLARAMPAVVVLFMIGSLSISGVPLLSGFISKSLVVYSAEASGLALVTLLLQLAGVGTFLHTGLKLPYLMFFGENRHNLRPAKLPLNMYAAMAGGALLCVLFGVYPALLYAQLPYPMAYEPFAVLKVLATVQLLLAAAAGFWLCRAGFGPEPTVSLDFDWFYRKPAAALLGRALDGLRGVKGTVEGWGAAFFRIAAPYVRNPLLVGVDLLRNTSYRAARRLDQEGWSGRVPYDENRHRFPTGFSVLWSLMFLSLMVVFLYAGLL; this is encoded by the coding sequence ATGTTCACGATGCATCCTTCAGTATTTCTGGCGGCCGGGGCGTTCCTGGTCCTGGTCCTGCCCGCCCGGTGGCGGCACGTCGGCCTCCTGGGGGGGCCGGCCTTGGCCGTGCTGGCGGTGTTGGGCCTCCAGCCCGGCACGGTCGTGCCATTCCCGTTCCTGGACTTTGAACTTCAGGTGCTGCGCGTGGACGCCCTGGCCCGCGTGTTCGGGATCATTTTTGCGACGACGGCCCTCCTGGGGGCCGTGTACGCCCTGCACGTGAAGACGCGGGGCGAGCACGCGGCGGCGCTTTTGTATGCGGCCGGGTCGCTAGGCGTGGTCTTCGCCGGCGACTGGCTGACCCTGTTTTTCTGCTGGGAACTGATGGCGGCCTCGTCGGTGTTCCTGATCTGGTTCCGCGGCCGTCCGGAATCGCTGGCCGCCGGTTTCCGGTACCTTCTGGTGCACTTTTTAGGTGGCAACCTGCTGCTCGGGGGGATTCTGCTGCTGATGAGTCAGGGGAGCATGGACGTTGTCTCCCTGACGGGGACCGGCGGCCCGGCCTTCTGGCTGATCCTCGCCGGGGTGGCCATCAACGCGGCCGTTGTACCCCTGCACGCCTGGCTGACCGATGCCTACCCCGAAGGCACCGTGACCGGCAGCGTTTTCTTGAGCGCCTTCACGACCAAGGTCGCCGTGTGCGTGCTGATCCGGGTGTTTCCGGGCACCGAACTCTTGATCTGGGCCGGCGTGGTCATGGCGCTTTACGGGGCGGTGTACGCCATCCTGGAAAACGACGCCCGGCGCCTGCTGGCCTACTCCATCATCAGCCAGGTGGGGTACATGGTGGCTGCGGTGGGCATCGGCACCGAGTTGGCCTTGAATGGCGCCACGGCCCACGCTTTCAGTCACATCCTTTACAAGGCACTCTTGTTCATGGGGGCCGGCGCGGTGCTCTACGCCACCGGGAAGAGCAAGCTTACCGAACTGGGGGGCCTCGCCCGGGCGATGCCCGCGGTGGTGGTGCTGTTCATGATCGGTAGTCTCTCCATCTCCGGGGTGCCGCTTCTGAGCGGGTTCATCAGTAAGTCCCTCGTGGTGTACTCGGCGGAGGCGAGCGGGCTGGCCCTGGTGACTTTGCTCCTGCAGTTGGCCGGCGTGGGCACCTTTTTGCATACCGGGTTGAAGCTGCCGTACTTGATGTTCTTCGGCGAGAACCGCCACAACCTGCGGCCGGCGAAGCTGCCCCTGAACATGTACGCGGCCATGGCCGGGGGGGCGCTCTTGTGTGTCCTGTTCGGCGTGTACCCGGCCCTTTTGTACGCCCAACTGCCGTATCCGATGGCCTACGAGCCGTTCGCGGTGCTGAAAGTGCTGGCCACCGTGCAGCTCTTGTTGGCCGCCGCCGCCGGTTTCTGGCTGTGCCGGGCCGGATTCGGCCCCGAGCCGACCGTTTCGCTTGATTTCGACTGGTTCTACCGCAAACCGGCCGCCGCCCTGCTTGGGCGCGCGCTCGACGGCCTGCGCGGGGTCAAGGGCACCGTGGAGGGCTGGGGCGCGGCCTTCTTCCGGATCGCCGCCCCCTACGTCCGAAACCCGCTCCTGGTTGGGGTGGACCTTTTGCGGAACACCAGCTACCGGGCCGCCCGCAGACTCGACCAGGAGGGCTGGAGCGGCCGGGTTCCGTACGATGAGAACCGGCACCGTTTCCCGACCGGATTCAGCGTGCTCTGGAGCCTCATGTTTCTGAGCCTGATGGTCGTCTTTCTGTACGCCGGACTCCTGTAG